In Desulfosediminicola ganghwensis, a single window of DNA contains:
- a CDS encoding sacsin N-terminal ATP-binding-like domain-containing protein, whose translation MLHTLETLVQKRQRWIDVNRENNFEEGIKRLLTELYPDNAHFIYELLQNAEDQCAKVVRFTLSEEDLEFEHNGERLFELDDVESITSIGATTKRGDPTSIGKFGVGFKAVFAYTSTPEIHSGAFHFRIQDLVVPITNGVKHLDMEGQETRFIFPFDHPTKSPRQAIDEIIRGLKALSDNSLLFLNHIRRIEYMLPDGSLGFLERIDHKNGQLEIHAFHPGSEKSVSRWLRYQKKVEVIDEDGEAKQCRIAIAYNLHQEDKKTKSLPRWKVMPLDHGQVSIYFPAEKETSNMRFHIHAPFASTVARDSIRDCDANRQLRDCIVDLVVESLTDIRDRGMLTMGFLTVLPNELDNLSPFYEPIRDAIVCAFKDEPLTPTRSGSHAPATALYRGPVKISEVLSDNDLSLLTNYEPPLWAANPPLQNQRDDRFLDSLKIYKWGWSNLFGALSSLDEDKRESIESWIAQKDDAWVMRFYALLGEACHIIFRYLDLKDFHFVRIETGQGVEHVLPREAFFPLEQETPPTKEIRFVKHTVYRAGGSEAQKKYARAFLEHIGVRTFDAKTVVELKLSSYRKPPSQVGDDHYRDLKQFIAYWKKNPSDAKLFIRYKFLLGKSPDGALYWFMPSQLCIDSPYQDTGLSELTHIHKKHVLWTGYKGNLNKSQFTDFIDFVRAVGAMHRLQVSEAHPSLNPRAQDLYEGLYGAKITHTRIDSDYSIDSLSSYTKFLSISASRLVWQALIGADKITAKAKYRPNQKYDTREVDSQLVQHLKTCAWVPDKSGAFNKPKNMTKENLRKDFPFDDRNGLLTAIGFGERSKKLNEKYVSRNHEAQKMGFETVSEAEKMAQLAKLVRKSGQSVDMLIEQFIPTPRKSQPLFPSRSVPNQERRRERLDNELSDAPNKEYKKRERSVRTTKGTIDPTTWLRNQYTNEADQMVCQICKKEMPFRKRDRTHYFEKKEVLTRKYLPTEHEAQYLALCPLCAAKYDEFVRTADDVMADLQEAIVSAENSEVPISLGDEKTSIRFVESHYHDLRVIIEGVERQQDDDDQPTEPHIYTDSVA comes from the coding sequence ATGTTGCACACGCTTGAGACTCTCGTACAAAAACGACAGCGGTGGATTGATGTCAACAGAGAGAATAACTTTGAAGAAGGGATAAAAAGACTTTTAACTGAACTGTATCCAGATAACGCACATTTTATTTATGAGCTATTACAAAATGCTGAAGATCAGTGTGCCAAGGTAGTACGTTTTACTTTGTCTGAGGAGGATCTTGAGTTCGAACATAACGGTGAGCGCCTATTTGAATTGGATGATGTAGAGTCGATCACAAGTATTGGTGCAACTACCAAACGGGGGGATCCGACAAGCATTGGTAAATTCGGTGTTGGGTTTAAGGCAGTCTTCGCCTATACAAGCACCCCAGAAATTCACTCAGGAGCGTTCCATTTCCGTATTCAAGATCTTGTGGTACCCATAACAAATGGTGTCAAACATTTAGACATGGAAGGCCAAGAAACCCGCTTCATCTTTCCATTTGACCATCCAACTAAATCCCCCCGCCAAGCCATTGATGAAATTATACGTGGCCTGAAAGCCTTAAGTGACAACTCACTGTTGTTCCTTAACCACATTCGCCGCATCGAATACATGCTTCCTGATGGATCTTTAGGGTTTCTGGAGCGTATTGATCACAAGAATGGGCAGTTAGAAATTCATGCTTTTCACCCAGGAAGCGAAAAATCCGTTTCCCGCTGGTTACGATATCAAAAAAAGGTCGAGGTAATCGATGAAGATGGTGAGGCTAAGCAATGCCGGATCGCCATAGCCTATAACCTCCATCAAGAGGACAAAAAGACGAAAAGTCTCCCTAGATGGAAAGTTATGCCTCTAGATCACGGCCAAGTATCAATCTATTTCCCTGCAGAGAAAGAAACTTCCAATATGCGTTTCCACATTCATGCACCGTTCGCTTCGACAGTTGCTCGTGACAGCATCCGAGACTGTGACGCTAACCGCCAATTGCGTGATTGCATAGTCGATCTCGTGGTGGAGTCGCTCACCGACATTCGCGACCGGGGCATGCTGACCATGGGTTTTCTTACTGTATTGCCTAACGAACTAGACAACCTCTCACCATTTTATGAGCCGATTCGAGATGCAATCGTGTGTGCATTTAAGGATGAGCCACTCACTCCGACGCGAAGCGGGAGCCACGCTCCGGCCACAGCTCTCTATAGAGGACCGGTAAAAATCTCCGAAGTCCTGAGCGATAACGACTTATCGCTATTGACAAATTATGAACCACCGCTTTGGGCGGCTAATCCGCCACTGCAAAATCAGCGGGATGATCGCTTCCTCGATAGCCTCAAAATATATAAGTGGGGATGGTCGAACCTATTTGGCGCCCTAAGTTCTCTTGATGAGGACAAACGCGAATCTATCGAATCATGGATAGCTCAGAAAGACGATGCTTGGGTCATGCGTTTTTATGCTCTACTGGGTGAAGCATGTCACATTATCTTTAGATATTTAGACTTGAAGGACTTCCATTTTGTCAGAATCGAAACAGGTCAAGGGGTTGAACATGTATTACCTCGGGAAGCATTTTTCCCACTGGAGCAGGAAACACCTCCCACTAAAGAGATTCGCTTTGTGAAGCATACTGTCTACAGAGCGGGAGGTTCTGAAGCGCAAAAAAAGTACGCCAGAGCATTTCTTGAACACATAGGTGTTCGGACCTTTGACGCAAAAACTGTTGTCGAGTTGAAGTTGAGTAGCTACAGGAAGCCGCCCAGCCAAGTGGGCGATGACCATTATAGAGATCTGAAGCAGTTCATAGCCTACTGGAAAAAAAACCCTTCTGATGCAAAACTTTTCATAAGGTATAAATTTCTGCTCGGCAAATCACCGGATGGCGCTCTGTATTGGTTCATGCCTTCTCAGCTTTGTATCGATTCCCCCTATCAAGACACCGGTCTTTCCGAATTGACACACATTCACAAGAAACATGTCTTGTGGACTGGTTATAAGGGAAACTTGAATAAATCGCAATTCACAGACTTCATTGACTTCGTTCGGGCAGTCGGAGCAATGCACAGACTACAGGTCTCTGAAGCACATCCATCTCTAAATCCGAGAGCCCAAGACCTGTATGAAGGCCTATATGGTGCTAAAATCACTCATACCAGAATCGATAGTGACTATTCGATCGACTCACTAAGTAGTTACACGAAATTTCTATCAATCTCAGCAAGTAGATTGGTCTGGCAAGCGTTAATTGGGGCAGATAAGATTACAGCCAAGGCTAAGTACCGACCCAATCAGAAGTATGACACACGGGAGGTCGACTCACAACTTGTCCAGCATTTGAAGACTTGTGCGTGGGTCCCAGATAAGTCTGGCGCATTCAATAAGCCGAAAAATATGACAAAAGAGAACCTACGCAAAGACTTCCCTTTCGACGATCGTAATGGATTATTGACCGCAATTGGCTTCGGTGAACGTTCAAAAAAACTCAATGAAAAATATGTCTCTCGAAACCACGAAGCACAAAAAATGGGTTTCGAAACTGTGAGTGAAGCTGAAAAAATGGCTCAACTAGCTAAACTAGTCAGAAAGAGTGGGCAATCCGTTGATATGCTTATCGAACAGTTCATACCAACCCCTCGCAAAAGCCAGCCATTATTTCCTTCAAGATCGGTCCCCAATCAGGAACGACGTCGAGAGCGTCTTGACAATGAACTATCCGACGCGCCCAATAAGGAGTACAAAAAACGCGAAAGAAGTGTCCGCACCACCAAGGGTACCATTGACCCAACCACATGGCTCCGAAACCAGTACACGAATGAGGCCGACCAGATGGTCTGCCAGATCTGCAAAAAGGAGATGCCCTTTCGGAAACGCGACAGAACACACTACTTCGAGAAAAAAGAAGTGCTCACCCGCAAGTATCTACCGACTGAACATGAAGCCCAGTATCTGGCTCTTTGTCCTCTGTGCGCCGCCAAATACGATGAATTTGTAAGAACTGCCGATGATGTGATGGCCGATTTGCAGGAGGCGATTGTCAGTGCGGAAAATTCTGAGGTCCCAATATCACTCGGCGACGAGAAAACCAGCATCCGTTTCGTAGAGTCCCACTACCATGATCTCAGGGTAATCATTGAGGGCGTTGAGAGACAACAGGATGATGATGACCAACCCACAGAACCACATATCTATACAGATTCCGTGGCATGA
- a CDS encoding YDG/SRA domain-containing protein, producing the protein MIGEIENIKPGTMYKSRKELHDAGVHCGIQRGIADRGGHSIVLSGGYKDDYDDGDVIIYTGEGGRDASTGRQVSDQTLSRGNLALLHHHREGNPVRVTRGHQAPGPHAPRTGYRYDGLYRVDNCWQETGADGFLIWRYRFVKIPSSDQVYVENLSISPQGAITPQRSQVYTTRVIRNSEVGNHIKKLYGYKCQISDIELDTPTGPYAEACHIQPVGKPHNGPDITNNVLCLSPNMHVLFDLGAISLEDDLSLLGMDGHLTVNPEHEISIEQIRYHRKHIYKK; encoded by the coding sequence ATGATTGGAGAAATTGAAAACATCAAACCCGGAACCATGTATAAAAGTCGTAAAGAACTCCATGATGCTGGCGTTCATTGCGGTATTCAGCGAGGCATTGCAGACAGGGGAGGACACAGTATCGTCCTTTCGGGTGGGTACAAGGATGACTATGACGATGGAGATGTAATTATTTACACCGGGGAAGGTGGTAGAGACGCCTCAACGGGACGCCAGGTCAGTGATCAAACTCTTAGCCGAGGCAATTTGGCGCTGCTGCATCACCATAGAGAGGGGAACCCTGTTAGGGTGACACGAGGCCACCAAGCCCCAGGTCCTCATGCCCCAAGGACTGGTTATCGTTATGATGGGCTGTATCGTGTGGATAATTGTTGGCAGGAAACAGGGGCGGATGGGTTTCTAATATGGCGCTACCGTTTTGTGAAAATACCATCATCAGACCAGGTATATGTTGAAAATCTGTCAATTTCCCCGCAAGGAGCAATAACCCCACAACGGTCACAGGTGTATACGACTAGGGTAATCAGGAATTCGGAGGTCGGTAATCATATCAAGAAACTTTATGGTTACAAATGTCAGATTTCGGATATTGAACTAGATACACCAACAGGTCCATATGCTGAAGCTTGTCACATTCAACCGGTTGGAAAACCTCACAACGGTCCTGATATCACCAATAATGTTCTCTGCCTTTCTCCAAACATGCACGTACTGTTTGACCTTGGAGCAATTTCTCTAGAGGACGATCTTAGCCTTTTGGGCATGGATGGGCACCTCACTGTGAATCCAGAACATGAGATCTCTATAGAGCAGATACGGTACCATCGAAAACATATATATAAGAAATAA
- a CDS encoding thermonuclease family protein: protein MRVSLLIFCLLLFALPASSQTSIQGKVVSVADGDTITVLDKSNRQHKIRLYGIDTPEKRQAFGQSAKKYTASLTAGKAVKVIAYDTDRYGRTVGVVMVDGINVNRAIIKAGYAWQYRKYCKESFCKDWLQLEREARVSMRGLWDFSGDPVPPWEWRKGKRSGKSSGEKTNSVYTASAPGTYHGNVKSHVFHDPSCRHYNCKNCTETFQTRDGAVAAGYRSCGQCDP, encoded by the coding sequence ATGCGCGTCAGCCTCCTTATTTTTTGCCTCCTGCTTTTCGCCTTGCCAGCCTCCTCCCAGACCAGCATCCAGGGAAAAGTCGTCAGTGTTGCCGATGGGGACACAATCACCGTCCTTGACAAGTCCAACAGGCAGCACAAAATACGGCTATACGGCATCGATACTCCTGAAAAGAGGCAGGCATTCGGACAATCGGCAAAGAAGTACACGGCAAGCCTGACAGCAGGGAAGGCAGTAAAAGTCATCGCCTATGACACCGACAGGTATGGCAGGACTGTAGGGGTGGTCATGGTGGACGGGATCAACGTCAACAGAGCGATCATCAAGGCTGGTTATGCATGGCAGTACCGGAAATACTGCAAGGAGTCATTCTGCAAAGACTGGTTGCAGCTCGAGCGGGAAGCCAGGGTGTCGATGCGAGGCCTGTGGGATTTCTCTGGTGATCCTGTCCCGCCGTGGGAGTGGCGGAAAGGCAAGCGGAGTGGCAAATCATCAGGTGAGAAGACAAACAGCGTCTACACGGCTTCAGCACCCGGTACTTATCACGGCAATGTGAAGAGCCATGTATTTCATGACCCGAGTTGTCGGCACTACAATTGTAAGAACTGCACAGAGACTTTTCAGACCCGTGACGGGGCCGTTGCGGCTGGGTACCGCTCCTGCGGCCAATGTGATCCCTAG
- a CDS encoding terminase small subunit: MTRPKFTPKQQMFLDFYCGNATEAARRAGYAHPTQQGNRLLTNVNIRAAITERESREHRERILNRQERQELWTRIALGLEPDLKMVEGKLKEMPVAMRHRLKALECLAKSEGDFMTKLELDIGLQEELAQLSMEEIRERIKRLEDDGVLELIAEPDGSFSHDGDDE, from the coding sequence ATGACAAGGCCGAAATTCACTCCCAAGCAACAGATGTTTTTGGACTTTTATTGCGGAAATGCCACTGAGGCGGCACGCCGGGCAGGGTATGCCCATCCGACCCAGCAGGGTAACCGGCTGTTGACCAATGTTAATATCCGGGCCGCGATCACCGAAAGAGAAAGTCGTGAACACCGGGAGCGCATCCTCAACCGCCAGGAGCGGCAAGAGTTATGGACCCGTATCGCACTGGGCCTGGAGCCTGACCTGAAGATGGTGGAAGGAAAGCTGAAGGAGATGCCGGTGGCCATGCGCCACAGGTTAAAGGCCCTTGAGTGCCTGGCCAAATCTGAGGGTGATTTTATGACAAAGCTTGAGTTAGACATTGGACTCCAGGAGGAGCTGGCACAGCTGTCCATGGAGGAGATCCGGGAGAGGATCAAGAGGCTTGAGGATGACGGGGTACTGGAGTTGATTGCCGAGCCTGATGGCAGTTTTTCCCATGATGGTGATGATGAGTGA
- a CDS encoding DEAD/DEAH box helicase, which produces MDHLFHAHESVAKHLTDVAGHLAVFLERVLPPLFSDWWNKAVIDVLSFQQKRRLEQRNIKSLGGLDLAALLRVLDRSWYQISNSLDFPAETRHFVKEMQTVRNRWAHADTEGFPVDNIFRDLDTLQRFAAVIGANDRLIKNLRETKASLLATEYSSESDGGTETPPASPEKKKNQAEFEPGQLVFVKSNPSSRGAVVAVMPSKHENRFLVFIGGSTHTFYASQLQAEEQREELGITLPCNHFHAYLTALQIKYPGLTTLYSLNAARVDFIPYQFRPVLRFIRSDRPRLLIADGVGVGKTIEAGLILRELQARREIRSVLVVCPRPLVTEKKWQNEMKRFEERFTHLDGATLRYCINEMDLDGVWPAQHQKVILPYSLFDESLLYGSGPKGKRKRKKGLLDLDPPPRFDLVIVDEAHHVRNQDTFSHKAVRYFCDHAEAVVFLTATPIQLGNNDLFVLLNALRPDLIIDQESFAHMAGPNPFINQAVSAMRSQEPEWQKLALEALDKAVSTPWGQAILRRSPDFGRVRTELLKDEVAPEERVKMISDTEGMHTFAGIINRTHRRDIGNFTVRKPETVLVPFTPMQQHLHDELLKIQAEIFSQIHDGANVKFMMTTIRRQAASCLFGLAPFLEDILNRHLDELSWEEADDTGFPMDEAIIPIQTQIQNLLKATHFLDQEDPKLEALRNIIHDKQSLLNNKVMLFSSFRHTLRYLFDHLIKDGFRVGLVHGETADEDRVALRARFEMQREEEDCLDLLLFSEIGCEGLDYQFCDCIVNYDLPWNPMRVEQRIGRIDRNGQKSESVAIVNLITPGTVDADIYERCLMRIGVFNNALGGSEEILGEITREIRNITENYELSEDERKRKLQQLADNKIRHIQEQEDLEQKQAELFGIRLPQEQMNREITDAASFWLSPFSLRRLVALYLQRVCGKDQEVILGEKPLKTLRLAQESRGSLLKDFQQIPRQNTTIYREWENWLKGGRQHLAITFESDCAMQHPEAAFIMPLHPLVKQAAQSFDTKQRVITNLSVVSNEIPSGHFEFAIYQWHFHGIKEDLVLKPVASNAVVTEHLDRLLESAADCPDVMPSDLGASVWDKLDAQHYSLWNDARTRHRQKTQELAEYRRESLSTSHRARMALLEEQLSQATNEKIQKMRRSQITAAETDYARRSQELDIALERADIVASPVAHGVIHVSGRDA; this is translated from the coding sequence ATGGATCATTTATTCCACGCTCACGAATCAGTGGCGAAGCATCTTACCGACGTAGCCGGGCATCTGGCTGTTTTTCTTGAGAGAGTGCTGCCCCCCCTGTTTAGTGACTGGTGGAACAAAGCGGTGATCGATGTTTTGTCGTTTCAGCAGAAGAGGCGATTGGAACAACGTAATATTAAGTCACTGGGTGGCCTTGACCTCGCTGCACTTCTTCGAGTTCTCGACCGAAGCTGGTACCAGATCTCCAACAGTTTGGATTTCCCCGCTGAAACCCGTCACTTCGTCAAGGAGATGCAAACAGTCCGAAATCGCTGGGCGCACGCTGACACGGAGGGATTCCCAGTTGATAATATATTCAGGGATCTGGACACACTCCAGCGTTTCGCCGCTGTCATTGGGGCGAATGATAGATTAATTAAAAATTTACGTGAGACAAAGGCCTCCCTTCTTGCAACGGAGTACTCATCAGAATCTGACGGAGGGACTGAGACCCCACCAGCCTCCCCGGAAAAGAAAAAAAATCAGGCTGAATTTGAACCTGGACAACTCGTATTCGTCAAATCAAACCCATCGAGCCGTGGCGCTGTGGTTGCGGTGATGCCCAGTAAGCATGAAAACCGATTTTTGGTTTTTATAGGTGGGTCGACCCATACATTTTACGCGTCACAATTGCAGGCCGAAGAACAGCGAGAGGAGCTGGGAATTACCTTACCCTGCAATCATTTCCATGCCTACCTTACCGCACTTCAGATTAAGTACCCTGGGTTGACCACCCTCTACTCGCTCAACGCCGCCCGTGTTGACTTCATCCCTTATCAGTTCAGGCCGGTATTGCGATTTATCCGGTCGGACCGACCGCGCCTACTCATCGCCGACGGTGTTGGCGTAGGTAAAACCATTGAAGCCGGGCTTATCTTACGGGAGCTTCAGGCCCGTCGCGAGATACGCTCAGTACTTGTAGTCTGTCCACGCCCCCTGGTTACCGAGAAAAAGTGGCAAAACGAGATGAAACGCTTCGAAGAGCGTTTCACCCATCTGGATGGTGCGACACTGAGATATTGCATCAATGAGATGGATCTTGACGGCGTTTGGCCAGCACAACACCAGAAGGTCATCCTCCCGTACTCCCTATTCGATGAATCACTTCTTTATGGTTCGGGACCCAAAGGTAAGCGTAAGCGAAAAAAAGGTCTGCTTGATCTCGATCCGCCTCCGCGTTTCGACCTGGTTATCGTCGACGAAGCCCACCATGTGCGGAATCAGGACACATTCAGCCACAAGGCCGTCAGATATTTCTGTGATCATGCCGAAGCGGTTGTTTTCCTGACAGCCACTCCGATCCAACTCGGAAACAACGACCTCTTTGTTCTCTTAAATGCTCTTCGCCCCGATCTCATCATCGATCAAGAGAGTTTCGCCCACATGGCGGGGCCCAACCCGTTTATCAATCAGGCGGTGTCGGCCATGCGATCTCAAGAGCCAGAATGGCAAAAGCTGGCTTTGGAAGCACTCGACAAGGCAGTTTCCACACCTTGGGGCCAGGCTATACTTAGGCGCAGTCCAGATTTTGGTCGGGTTCGCACCGAACTTCTCAAGGATGAGGTTGCACCCGAGGAGCGTGTAAAGATGATCTCTGACACCGAAGGGATGCACACCTTCGCTGGGATCATTAACAGAACCCACCGCCGAGACATTGGAAATTTCACGGTTCGAAAGCCGGAGACGGTCCTTGTGCCGTTTACTCCGATGCAACAACATTTGCATGACGAACTGCTGAAGATCCAGGCTGAAATATTCAGCCAGATTCACGATGGTGCCAATGTGAAGTTCATGATGACAACCATCAGGCGCCAGGCGGCCAGTTGTCTCTTTGGCCTAGCGCCCTTCCTCGAAGACATTCTCAACCGCCATTTGGATGAATTGTCCTGGGAAGAAGCAGATGACACCGGCTTCCCTATGGACGAGGCCATCATTCCCATCCAGACCCAAATTCAGAATCTTCTGAAAGCAACTCATTTTCTTGATCAGGAAGACCCCAAGCTCGAAGCTTTGCGTAACATCATCCACGACAAACAAAGCCTCCTGAACAACAAGGTTATGCTATTCAGTAGCTTCCGACACACCTTGCGATACCTCTTCGACCATCTCATCAAGGACGGTTTCCGTGTCGGTTTGGTCCATGGGGAGACAGCTGATGAGGATCGAGTGGCGCTTCGCGCTCGCTTTGAAATGCAAAGGGAAGAAGAGGACTGCCTGGACCTGCTGCTATTTTCCGAAATCGGCTGCGAAGGTCTCGATTACCAGTTCTGCGACTGCATAGTAAATTACGATCTCCCTTGGAATCCCATGCGGGTTGAACAACGCATAGGCCGTATCGACAGGAATGGACAAAAGAGCGAGAGCGTTGCCATCGTCAACTTGATTACTCCCGGAACGGTGGATGCGGATATCTATGAGCGTTGCCTAATGCGCATCGGTGTTTTCAATAACGCCCTAGGCGGAAGCGAGGAAATACTAGGCGAAATAACTCGTGAAATCAGAAACATCACTGAAAATTACGAATTGAGCGAAGACGAGCGTAAAAGAAAGCTCCAACAGTTGGCCGACAATAAAATCCGGCACATCCAGGAGCAAGAAGATCTGGAACAAAAACAAGCGGAGCTGTTTGGCATTCGCCTCCCTCAAGAACAGATGAATCGCGAAATTACCGACGCGGCGAGCTTCTGGCTGTCACCGTTTTCACTCCGCAGACTGGTGGCCCTCTACTTGCAGCGCGTTTGCGGAAAAGATCAGGAGGTTATTCTGGGAGAAAAGCCGCTCAAGACACTTCGGCTGGCCCAGGAATCCCGTGGCAGTCTTTTGAAGGATTTTCAGCAGATCCCCAGGCAAAACACTACTATTTATCGCGAATGGGAAAACTGGCTCAAGGGCGGGAGACAGCATCTGGCCATCACTTTCGAGTCAGATTGTGCCATGCAGCATCCCGAAGCCGCCTTCATCATGCCCCTCCATCCACTAGTGAAGCAGGCGGCTCAGTCTTTTGATACCAAGCAACGTGTCATCACCAACCTGTCCGTCGTGTCAAATGAGATACCTTCCGGGCACTTTGAATTCGCCATTTACCAGTGGCATTTCCACGGCATCAAAGAGGACTTGGTCCTCAAGCCTGTCGCTTCCAACGCCGTGGTAACCGAACACCTGGATCGTCTTCTGGAGAGTGCAGCGGATTGTCCCGACGTGATGCCGAGTGATCTTGGCGCTTCAGTTTGGGACAAATTGGATGCTCAGCATTACAGCTTGTGGAACGATGCTAGAACCAGACACAGGCAAAAGACACAGGAACTGGCCGAGTACCGGCGTGAGAGTCTATCCACCAGTCACCGGGCTCGGATGGCCCTTTTGGAAGAACAGCTCAGTCAAGCGACCAACGAGAAAATACAAAAAATGCGCAGGTCTCAAATCACCGCCGCAGAGACGGACTATGCAAGGCGAAGCCAGGAATTGGATATCGCCCTTGAGAGAGCGGATATTGTCGCCAGTCCGGTCGCGCATGGCGTCATCCATGTTTCTGGGAGGGATGCCTGA
- a CDS encoding esterase/lipase family protein — protein MLKKTLRIRMDNDFETFDDTLQAEFISDLSHITGCPVEEMESVRFSPGCVIFDCDLDIEAVIRLIEFFSKIKNKDLTTEGKQIKEFCEKWSVTDLHSLLRISTSEQKQELPNKREDRKGAVVFVHGWLGSPDSFGEMPRYIEKRVNCSTYTYPYLTNLWKGSPALDYVSRNLDNWIRSEVREPHIAIFSHSMGGLVVRKFITLQFERPDRIDTALRQLTFIASPHNGSVLANVANYVPLLRKTQLRDLAADSLFLFSLNADWNKWVNGMNSTKCKIRSIVGTEDNLVAPNNAIGLDPNPVPILGAGHIDIVKPKKESDDVIRFAINFLLDAGFSEVGEVGNG, from the coding sequence GTGTTGAAAAAAACATTGCGAATTAGAATGGACAATGACTTCGAAACATTCGATGACACGTTGCAGGCAGAATTTATTAGTGACTTATCCCATATAACCGGTTGCCCTGTTGAAGAAATGGAGTCAGTTCGATTTTCTCCTGGATGTGTAATATTTGATTGTGACTTAGACATAGAGGCCGTCATTCGGTTGATCGAATTTTTCAGTAAAATTAAAAATAAAGATCTCACAACAGAAGGCAAACAGATTAAAGAGTTCTGCGAAAAGTGGTCCGTAACAGACCTCCATTCCCTCTTAAGAATATCCACATCCGAGCAAAAGCAGGAGCTACCAAATAAACGAGAAGATAGAAAGGGGGCAGTGGTGTTTGTTCACGGCTGGTTGGGCAGCCCTGACTCGTTCGGTGAGATGCCTCGATATATTGAAAAGCGAGTTAACTGTTCAACCTATACCTACCCTTATCTGACAAACTTGTGGAAAGGGTCGCCAGCGTTAGATTATGTCTCGAGGAATCTCGATAACTGGATAAGAAGTGAAGTCAGGGAGCCTCATATCGCAATATTTTCCCACAGCATGGGTGGTCTCGTGGTAAGAAAATTCATCACGCTACAGTTTGAACGGCCTGATCGTATCGACACCGCGTTGCGACAACTGACATTCATCGCTTCCCCTCATAATGGATCTGTGCTGGCTAATGTTGCTAATTATGTCCCTTTGTTGAGAAAAACTCAGCTAAGAGATCTTGCCGCTGACTCACTTTTTCTTTTTTCGCTAAACGCTGACTGGAACAAGTGGGTCAATGGTATGAATTCTACAAAGTGCAAAATCAGGTCAATTGTGGGCACTGAGGACAATCTCGTCGCGCCGAACAATGCTATTGGGCTCGATCCTAATCCCGTGCCTATCTTGGGGGCAGGACACATAGACATTGTAAAACCCAAGAAGGAGAGCGACGACGTTATTCGATTTGCAATTAATTTTCTATTGGATGCAGGTTTCTCAGAAGTCGGAGAAGTTGGTAACGGCTAA
- a CDS encoding (deoxy)nucleoside triphosphate pyrophosphohydrolase, which yields MKKVTAAIIQVNGSILLARRKPGEKLAGYWEFPGGKVEDGESLQQALEREIREELEVEIMAGEVVTSSIYTYKHGAIKLIALTAEVISGNIRLNVHDKVEWVRTQGLLDYKLAPADIPIAKELINYDWRN from the coding sequence GTGAAAAAAGTTACAGCAGCGATAATACAGGTAAACGGTAGCATCCTTCTTGCCAGGCGCAAGCCTGGGGAAAAGCTCGCCGGGTATTGGGAATTTCCTGGAGGTAAGGTTGAGGATGGCGAGTCTTTACAACAAGCTTTGGAGCGTGAGATCCGGGAGGAACTTGAAGTTGAAATTATGGCCGGTGAAGTTGTAACCTCGAGTATTTATACCTACAAGCATGGCGCAATTAAACTTATCGCCCTTACTGCAGAAGTTATTTCAGGTAATATACGGCTCAATGTCCATGATAAAGTTGAATGGGTTAGAACCCAGGGCCTTTTAGATTATAAACTTGCACCAGCCGATATCCCCATTGCCAAGGAACTCATTAATTATGATTGGAGAAATTGA